ATCTCTTAGCAAATTCTGTAATTGTTTTTACAATAATTTTTTGATTTTCTGATGAATCAATATTTTTAATTAAACTACCATCTATTTTTACATATGAAATTTTTAAATTTACTAGCATATTAAAGTTTGAGTATCCAGCTCCAAAGTCATCAACCCCAACATTACAACCATAAGATTTTACTTTTTCAATAAATTTAAATACTTCAGAAAAATCTGAAATCTCTTCTGATTCTAAAATTTCAAATTCTAAAAGATGTGCATGTTCTTTATTCTCTTCTATAACAGAGTAAATATAAGACATAGTATTATCACTTGCAATATCTTCAAAAGAGATATTTACAGCTACTCTTTTTGCTTTTTTAATAATTAAATTAAAAGCCTCATTAATCATAATTTTTATGATATTAGGATAAAGCTTAGCTTTTTTTGCAATATCTAAAAATTGAAATGGACTAACAACAGTTCCATCATCTTCTATATATCTTATAAGTGCTTCATATTTATATACTTCTTTTGTCTGAGTATTTACAATTGGTTGAAAATACCCTCTAAAGTTATCATTTTTAACACCATTTTTAATCTTTTTAATCCATTTGATATTCTCTTCAAATGATTCTTGAATATTAAATGAATCATCATAAATAAGAATTGGTTCAAATTTTCTTCTTGCATAAGAGACAACTCTTTGTGCATATTTATAGGCATTGGCATTTTCACTTTTTGCAATACCAATTGTGATATTTAAATCAATCTCATGTTCATCGATATAAACAGGATCTTCTTCTATATAATTTTCAAAACTTTTACATAGTTCATATAGGTCTTGAACATCTGTATTAAATTCATTCGCTACAACTAAAAACTTATCAGCTTCAATTCTGTAAATTCTAAAATCTTCTTTATTAAAAAACTTTCTTAATGAATCAGCAAATTCAATTAATACTTTATCTCCATTTGTTTCACCAAAAAGGTCATTAATAGTAGAAAATTTATCTATATTAATCATTGCCATTAGACCTTGCTCTGTTATCTCAAGATCTTTTTTTAGTTTATTTCTATTAGGAAGATGAGTTAAGTTATCAACATATAAATCTTTTAATTCATGGTACAGTAATGATTGACTCATTAGTTGAAGAAGTTTTTTCATATCAATAGGTTTTAATACATATTTATCAACACCTATATCAATTGCTTCTAATAAATATTCTGTATTTGAAAAAGCAGTAGCTACGATAATTGGAATGTTTGGATTGATTTTTTTAATCTCTCTAATCATTTCAAGGCCATTCATAATAGGCATATTTACATCAGTAATAATAATATCTATTTCTGATTCATGTTCTTTAAAAAGTTCTAACCCTTGCGCACCATTTTCAGCAACAAGTTGTTTTTTGGTAAAGCCTTTTAAGATATTAAGTGTTATTTCTCGTAATGCAGCTTCGTCCTCCGCATAAAGAATTGTTATATTTTTTAAAATTGCGACATTTTCTATCATTAAGACTTACTCCATATATATTACGATATAATATTATACTATATATTAGATGAATATTATACGTAAGAAATATATAATATTATTTTAGGAAATTTAGTGTCAAAGATAAAATGCGATCACTGTCATTTAGAGTTTGATGATAGTGTAATGATAAAAGAAAACAGTTTGAATTTTTGCTGTAAAGGTTGTCAAGGTGTTTATCATCTTTTAAAAGATGATGGCTTAGACTCTTTTTATGATAAGCTAGGAAATAAAACTATTACTCCTCCTATTGAAGTAGATGATGATATAAATAGATTTGATACTAAA
This sequence is a window from Halarcobacter bivalviorum. Protein-coding genes within it:
- a CDS encoding EAL domain-containing protein — translated: MIENVAILKNITILYAEDEAALREITLNILKGFTKKQLVAENGAQGLELFKEHESEIDIIITDVNMPIMNGLEMIREIKKINPNIPIIVATAFSNTEYLLEAIDIGVDKYVLKPIDMKKLLQLMSQSLLYHELKDLYVDNLTHLPNRNKLKKDLEITEQGLMAMINIDKFSTINDLFGETNGDKVLIEFADSLRKFFNKEDFRIYRIEADKFLVVANEFNTDVQDLYELCKSFENYIEEDPVYIDEHEIDLNITIGIAKSENANAYKYAQRVVSYARRKFEPILIYDDSFNIQESFEENIKWIKKIKNGVKNDNFRGYFQPIVNTQTKEVYKYEALIRYIEDDGTVVSPFQFLDIAKKAKLYPNIIKIMINEAFNLIIKKAKRVAVNISFEDIASDNTMSYIYSVIEENKEHAHLLEFEILESEEISDFSEVFKFIEKVKSYGCNVGVDDFGAGYSNFNMLVNLKISYVKIDGSLIKNIDSSENQKIIVKTITEFAKRFGFATVAEFVSSEEIYNQIKEIGVDYCQGYYFDAPLSFDQIN